The following coding sequences lie in one Populus nigra chromosome 15, ddPopNigr1.1, whole genome shotgun sequence genomic window:
- the LOC133674295 gene encoding 8-hydroxygeraniol oxidoreductase-like translates to MSKSSSSQVITCKAAVCWGVGEPLKVEEIQVEPPKFSEIRVKVLCASLCHTDTLHAKGSLIPLFPRVLGHEGVGVVESIGEGVRDLKEGDLVIPAYLGECQECENCSSGKTNLCLKYPFILNGLMPDGTSRMSINGQKLYHLFTCSTLSEYMVIDTNYVVKIDSSIDLPHASFLSCGFSTGFGSAWREANVEKGSSVAVIGLGAVGLGAIEGARMQGAAKIIGIDKNEKKREKGQAFGMTDFINPEEYVNKPISELIKDITGGLGVDYCFECTGVGPLINEALLATKPGKGETFIVGAGADLTVSIDFLPLICGGTLKGSVFGGLQIKSHLPILLDKCKNKEFNLDELLTHQVMLEDINKAFQLLKQEDCLKVLIKM, encoded by the exons ATGTCAAAGAGCAGCAGCTCACAGGTGATAACATGCAAAG CGGCAGTATGCTGGGGAGTAGGGGAGCCATTGAAGGTGGAAGAGATACAGGTGGAGCCACCAAAGTTTTCTGAGATTCGTGTGAAGGTGTTATGTGCTAGTTTATGCCATACCGATACCTTACATGCCAAAGGATCCCTGATT CCTCTTTTCCCTCGAGTCCTAGGCCATGAAGGAGTTGG GGTGGTGGAAAGCATAGGTGAAGGAGTAAGAGATCTTAAAGAAGGAGACCTTGTGATTCCAGCCTACCTTGGGGAGTGCCAAGAATGTGAGAATTGCTCCTCTGGGAAGACCAATTTATGCTTGAAGTACCCGTTCATCCTCAATGGGCTAATGCCTGATGGCACTTCAAGAATGTCAATTAATGGACAAAAATTGTATCACCTTTTTACGTGCTCAACATTGTCTGAATACATGGTGATTGATACCAATTACGTTGTCAAGATTGATTCAAGCATAGATCTTCCTCATGCAAGCTTCCTTTCATGTGGGTTCTCAACTGGATTTGGGTCAGCCTGGAGGGAAGCTAATGTTGAGAAGGGATCGAGTGTTGCTGTCATTGGTCTAGGTGCTGTTGGATTAGGG GCCATAGAGGGAGCTAGAATGCAAGGGGCGGCAAAAATAATCGGAATAGacaagaatgaaaagaaaagggagaaaggGCAAGCCTTTGGAATGACTGATTTTATAAACCCGGAAGAATACGTCAACAAACCTATTTCAGAACTGATAAAAGACATAACAGGTGGATTGGGTGTGGATTACTGCTTTGAGTGCACCGGTGTCGGACCCTTGATTAACGAAGCCCTCCTGGCAACAAAACCA GGGAAAGGAGAAACATTTATAGTTGGTGCTGGAGCTGATCTAACCGTGTCCATCGACTTCCTACCTCTAATTTGTGGTGGAACTTTGAAGGGTTCTGTTTTCGGGGGGCTCCAAATTAAATCCCATCTCCCCATTTTACTTGACAAATGCAAAAATAAG GAATTCAATCTGGATGAACTTTTGACCCATCAAGTTATGTTGGAAGATATAAACAAGGCTTTTCAGCTACTGAAGCAAGAAGACTGTCTCAAGGTCCTTATCAAGATGTAA